In Brachyspira hampsonii, the following are encoded in one genomic region:
- a CDS encoding metal-sensing transcriptional repressor, with the protein MLIENDLKILSPSEADEIINSTDNIVILDVRTEMEHNYEGMIEDSVSMDFLKPRVFKREISKLDKETPYLLYCSIGKLSMKAAEYMKEEGFKNLYILEGGLKAWNKHFGDNNRVSKFDREEAVERRKRLIIRLNRIEGQIKGMKKMLAKGEYCGDILNQSLAVKAAMGSVNQEIMEVFLNTCMISPKEKDDFFRYMRKLIK; encoded by the coding sequence ATGTTAATAGAAAATGATTTAAAAATATTATCTCCTTCTGAAGCCGATGAAATCATCAATAGTACAGACAATATAGTAATATTAGATGTTAGAACGGAAATGGAACATAATTATGAAGGTATGATTGAAGATTCTGTTTCTATGGATTTCCTTAAACCAAGAGTGTTTAAAAGAGAAATATCTAAACTAGATAAAGAAACACCATATTTATTATATTGCTCTATTGGTAAATTAAGTATGAAAGCAGCAGAATATATGAAAGAAGAGGGCTTCAAAAATCTTTATATATTAGAGGGCGGATTAAAGGCTTGGAATAAACATTTTGGAGATAATAATAGGGTTTCTAAATTTGATAGGGAAGAAGCTGTAGAAAGAAGAAAAAGACTGATTATTAGATTAAACCGAATTGAAGGTCAGATTAAGGGAATGAAAAAAATGCTTGCTAAAGGTGAATATTGCGGAGATATACTTAATCAGTCTTTAGCGGTTAAAGCTGCTATGGGAAGTGTTAATCAGGAAATTATGGAAGTGTTTTTAAATACATGTATGATTTCACCTAAAGAAAAAGATGATTTCTTTAGATATATGAGAAAACTTATAAAGTAA
- a CDS encoding epoxyqueuosine reductase QueH codes for MEIKEKLVVHTCCAVCMSYPRTILEDYDSVFYFYNPNIYPIEEYERRRDEFINYAETLGIKTYISEEDDDVEKWYNDIKGFENEPEKGARCSICFEHRMKKAFEYASSINAKYVATVMTVSPHKNSKVIEMIGKSLAENYEGIEYLHFDFKKKDGFKKTNIIANEAGLYRQHYCGCEFSIR; via the coding sequence ATGGAAATTAAAGAAAAATTAGTTGTTCATACTTGCTGTGCTGTTTGTATGAGTTATCCGCGTACTATTTTAGAGGATTATGATTCTGTATTTTATTTTTATAATCCTAATATATATCCCATTGAAGAATATGAAAGAAGAAGAGATGAGTTTATAAATTATGCTGAAACTTTGGGTATAAAAACTTATATATCTGAAGAAGATGATGATGTTGAAAAATGGTACAATGATATAAAAGGTTTTGAGAATGAGCCTGAGAAGGGGGCTAGATGCAGCATTTGTTTTGAGCATAGAATGAAAAAGGCTTTTGAATATGCCTCTAGTATAAATGCTAAGTATGTTGCTACTGTAATGACTGTAAGTCCGCATAAAAATAGCAAAGTTATTGAAATGATAGGTAAAAGTTTAGCTGAGAATTATGAAGGTATAGAGTATTTGCATTTTGACTTTAAGAAAAAAGATGGATTTAAAAAGACTAATATAATAGCTAATGAAGCGGGGCTTTACAGACAGCATTATTGCGGATGCGAATTCAGCATAAGATAA
- a CDS encoding dihydroorotate dehydrogenase, translated as MSRLNINFLGKELKNNVITSSGCFGFGEEYNNYFDVNKLGAVNLKGITLDKKDGNKGTRIAETPSGMINCIGLENPGIEYFKNNIVKNIKYDTPIILNINGASIEEYMKVAEIANEIERVDFVELNISCPNVKNGGMAFGASCESAESTTKAVKKLLTKKPLIVKLSPNVTDIASIAKSVENAGADSVSLVNTFLSMKIDTKTRKPLLGNIFGGLSGACIRPIAVRMVYQVYKAVKIPIAGMGGITNYNDALEFIMAGASLVSIGSGIFSNPVLPIEVINGVDNYLKENNIDNIKDIIGAAHL; from the coding sequence ATGAGCAGATTAAATATAAACTTTTTAGGCAAAGAATTAAAAAATAATGTTATAACCTCCTCAGGCTGTTTCGGATTTGGAGAAGAATATAATAATTATTTTGATGTTAATAAACTTGGAGCAGTTAATTTAAAAGGAATAACATTAGATAAAAAAGACGGCAATAAAGGAACAAGAATAGCAGAAACTCCATCTGGTATGATAAACTGTATAGGGCTTGAAAATCCGGGAATAGAATATTTTAAAAATAATATAGTAAAAAATATAAAATATGATACTCCTATAATTTTAAATATAAACGGAGCTTCTATAGAAGAATATATGAAAGTTGCAGAAATAGCAAATGAAATAGAAAGAGTAGATTTTGTGGAGCTTAATATATCATGCCCAAATGTAAAGAATGGAGGAATGGCTTTTGGGGCAAGCTGTGAAAGTGCAGAATCCACTACTAAAGCTGTAAAAAAACTTCTCACTAAAAAACCTCTTATAGTAAAATTATCTCCTAATGTTACAGATATAGCAAGCATAGCAAAAAGTGTAGAAAATGCTGGTGCTGACAGTGTATCGCTTGTTAATACTTTTTTATCAATGAAAATAGATACTAAAACAAGAAAACCTCTTTTAGGAAATATATTTGGAGGATTATCAGGAGCTTGTATAAGACCTATAGCTGTAAGAATGGTTTATCAGGTATATAAAGCTGTAAAAATTCCTATTGCAGGTATGGGAGGCATTACTAATTATAATGATGCTTTAGAGTTTATAATGGCAGGGGCTTCATTAGTTTCTATAGGTTCAGGTATATTCTCAAACCCTGTGCTTCCTATAGAAGTTATTAATGGAGTAGATAATTATCTTAAAGAAAATAATATAGATAATATAAAAGATATAATAGGAGCAGCACATTTATAA
- a CDS encoding ATP-binding protein has product MKRRIIKIDEDKCTGCGICIPDCPEGALQIIDGKARLISDLFCDGLGACIKACPENAMEIEEREAEEYDESKVMENIVKGGVNVIKAHLEHLRDHGEDKLFNEAVNYLKDNNMEVPNMEENKACGCQGSMQKDMRNQFRGENNNIQMSSELRNWPIQLKLMNPNANYLDNADLLIAADCVPFSYPNFHSRFLKNKTLLMFCPKLDTYIDEYIEKLANIFTNKNIKSISIVRMEVPCCGGVEMIVQKALEIANKNIIIKEYIISIDGNII; this is encoded by the coding sequence ATGAAAAGAAGAATAATAAAAATAGATGAGGATAAATGTACAGGATGCGGAATCTGTATACCAGACTGTCCGGAAGGAGCTTTGCAGATAATAGACGGAAAAGCCAGACTTATAAGCGATTTATTCTGCGATGGGCTTGGTGCTTGTATAAAGGCTTGCCCTGAAAATGCTATGGAAATAGAAGAGAGAGAAGCCGAAGAATATGATGAAAGCAAAGTAATGGAAAATATTGTAAAAGGCGGAGTTAATGTCATAAAAGCACATCTTGAACATTTAAGAGATCATGGTGAAGATAAGCTCTTTAATGAAGCTGTAAACTATTTAAAAGATAATAATATGGAGGTTCCAAATATGGAAGAAAATAAAGCCTGCGGATGTCAGGGAAGTATGCAAAAAGATATGAGAAATCAATTCAGAGGAGAAAATAATAATATACAAATGAGTTCTGAATTAAGAAATTGGCCTATACAATTAAAATTAATGAACCCTAATGCTAATTATTTAGATAATGCTGATTTATTAATAGCTGCCGACTGCGTGCCTTTTTCTTATCCGAATTTTCATTCAAGATTTTTGAAAAATAAAACTCTTTTAATGTTCTGTCCCAAACTAGATACATATATAGATGAATATATAGAAAAATTAGCTAACATATTTACAAATAAAAATATCAAATCTATATCTATAGTAAGAATGGAAGTTCCTTGCTGCGGAGGAGTTGAAATGATAGTGCAGAAGGCTCTTGAAATTGCTAATAAAAATATAATAATTAAAGAATATATAATTTCAATAGATGGAAATATAATTTAA
- a CDS encoding FAD-dependent oxidoreductase → MKKILIVGGVAGGASAAARIRRLNEEDKIIMFEKGPHVSFSNCSLPYHIGGLIPNEETLLLMNPEKFLKQFNVEARVNSEVIAIDRKNKEVVVVSEGREYRESYDKLILSMGAKPIVPPIKGIDKVNVFTVRNVVDISKIHNFLNGKPNAKVSVIGGGFIGIEMAENLKKVGYDVTIIEALPQIMKPFDYDMVQILHREIMDNGVNLIVNDKVDSFDTNTVILASGKKIEADAVILAIGVAPETDIAVKAGIELGKTKAIKVDANYRTNDKDIYAVGDAIEVYSPLFNDYYRLPLAGPAQKQARAVADHINGRTVDNRGFISSSVIKVFGYNGASTGLSEGFIKAMNLNIDYDTVEIIPFDGVSIMPNSRLMHFKLIYEVPTGKVLGAQAIGKGNVDKRIDVIATVIKFGGTIDDLKDLELCYAPSFGTAKDVVNFAGYVASNLRNGDYRQVHFSQVRELVEKDAYFLDVRPTEDFAAGHLEKAVNIPLGALRSRYNEIPKDKTVYVTCKTGLTSYTACKILQNIGFNNVVNVSGGFVGLSQYEYFNDKTTGRKPILTGYFR, encoded by the coding sequence ATGAAAAAAATATTAATAGTAGGCGGTGTTGCAGGCGGTGCTTCTGCAGCTGCAAGAATTAGAAGATTGAATGAAGAAGATAAAATAATAATGTTTGAGAAAGGACCTCATGTATCTTTTTCTAATTGTTCACTTCCTTATCATATAGGAGGGCTTATACCAAATGAAGAAACTTTACTTTTGATGAATCCCGAGAAATTTTTAAAACAATTCAATGTAGAAGCGAGAGTTAATAGCGAGGTTATTGCTATAGACAGAAAAAATAAAGAGGTTGTAGTAGTATCTGAGGGAAGGGAATATAGAGAAAGCTATGATAAACTTATACTTTCAATGGGTGCTAAGCCTATAGTTCCTCCTATAAAAGGAATCGATAAAGTTAATGTATTTACAGTAAGGAATGTTGTTGATATAAGCAAGATACATAATTTTCTTAATGGAAAGCCAAATGCTAAAGTATCCGTTATAGGCGGAGGATTTATAGGTATTGAGATGGCTGAAAACTTAAAAAAAGTAGGATATGATGTAACTATTATAGAAGCATTGCCTCAGATAATGAAGCCTTTTGACTATGATATGGTTCAAATTCTTCATAGAGAAATTATGGATAATGGAGTTAATTTAATAGTTAATGATAAAGTTGATAGCTTCGATACAAATACAGTTATTTTAGCTTCAGGCAAGAAAATTGAGGCAGATGCAGTTATTCTTGCTATAGGTGTTGCTCCTGAAACTGATATTGCTGTTAAAGCTGGAATAGAATTAGGAAAAACAAAAGCAATTAAAGTTGATGCTAATTACCGCACCAATGACAAAGATATTTATGCAGTCGGAGATGCTATAGAAGTTTATAGTCCTTTATTTAATGATTATTACAGACTTCCTTTAGCAGGTCCTGCTCAGAAACAGGCTAGGGCAGTTGCTGATCATATTAATGGAAGAACAGTTGATAACAGAGGATTTATAAGTTCATCAGTTATTAAAGTATTTGGATATAACGGAGCTTCTACAGGACTTTCTGAAGGATTTATTAAAGCTATGAATTTGAATATAGATTATGATACTGTAGAAATTATTCCTTTTGACGGCGTATCAATTATGCCTAATTCAAGATTAATGCATTTTAAACTAATATACGAAGTACCTACAGGAAAAGTATTAGGTGCTCAGGCTATAGGTAAAGGAAATGTTGATAAGAGAATAGATGTTATAGCAACTGTTATAAAATTCGGCGGAACTATAGATGATTTAAAAGATTTAGAATTATGCTATGCTCCTTCATTCGGCACTGCTAAAGATGTTGTTAATTTTGCTGGTTATGTTGCTTCTAATTTAAGAAACGGAGATTATAGACAAGTTCATTTCAGCCAAGTAAGAGAATTAGTAGAAAAAGATGCTTATTTCCTAGATGTAAGACCTACTGAAGATTTTGCGGCAGGACATTTGGAAAAAGCTGTTAATATACCTCTTGGAGCTTTAAGAAGCAGATATAATGAGATACCTAAAGATAAAACAGTATATGTAACTTGCAAAACAGGTTTAACTAGCTATACAGCATGCAAAATACTTCAGAATATAGGATTCAATAATGTTGTTAATGTTTCAGGCGGATTTGTAGGGTTATCACAATATGAATATTTTAATGATAAAACTACAGGAAGAAAACCTATATTAACAGGATATTTCAGATAA
- a CDS encoding putative motility protein, protein MDLSAYSSYSTGILKQDISLSMIRKTSDMQAQAVDKIMTSIQPQAVSAPMRPGVGERLSTYA, encoded by the coding sequence ATGGATCTTTCAGCTTATAGTTCTTATTCTACAGGAATTCTTAAACAAGATATTTCTTTAAGCATGATAAGAAAAACTTCAGACATGCAAGCTCAGGCTGTTGACAAGATTATGACTAGCATTCAGCCTCAAGCTGTTTCTGCACCTATGAGACCTGGTGTAGGTGAAAGATTAAGTACTTATGCTTAA
- a CDS encoding helix-turn-helix domain-containing protein, whose protein sequence is MIDTQAVLKNLGQNIRELRKSKKMTIDELAEKSSLSGKYLQGVEVGNRNISIKNLNKICRALETSPDMLLNIKPYNLQSSEEKIFAISEKLKKFEESKLDFIGDMIDHLNDIIKNEEKKIND, encoded by the coding sequence ATGATAGATACACAAGCAGTATTAAAAAATCTAGGACAAAATATAAGAGAATTAAGAAAAAGTAAAAAAATGACCATAGATGAATTAGCTGAAAAATCTTCGCTTTCTGGAAAATATCTTCAAGGTGTTGAAGTTGGAAATAGAAACATATCAATTAAAAATCTAAATAAAATCTGCAGAGCTTTAGAAACTTCTCCGGATATGCTATTAAATATTAAGCCATACAATTTACAATCTTCAGAAGAAAAAATATTTGCCATATCAGAAAAACTTAAAAAATTTGAAGAAAGCAAATTAGATTTCATAGGTGATATGATAGATCATTTAAATGATATCATCAAAAATGAAGAAAAAAAAATAAATGATTAA
- a CDS encoding dihydroorotate dehydrogenase electron transfer subunit has protein sequence MFLEDCIITDNIQISDDKYLLKVKSKESFKHAKEGQFFMLKSSTFLRRPISIHYIDNDILEFYYQVKGEGTKYLSKLEKDDIINIQGPLGNGFNSEIKDKKILLAAGGMGIAPFKLLIEKLLKNNNSITLIMGGANESAIKIITRFDTSSIDLYITTDDGSVGDKCNTVDKTKELLKQKNFDIIYTCGPTVMMKGIVNIANENNVLCYASLEERMACGVNACLGCNIEIKDINSENGYALKKVCYDGPVFDSKLLNI, from the coding sequence ATGTTTTTAGAAGATTGTATTATAACAGATAATATACAAATATCAGATGATAAGTATTTACTTAAAGTAAAGTCTAAAGAAAGCTTTAAACATGCAAAAGAAGGTCAATTTTTCATGCTTAAAAGCAGTACATTTTTAAGACGCCCTATAAGTATTCATTATATTGATAATGATATATTAGAATTTTATTATCAAGTAAAGGGTGAAGGTACAAAATATTTATCAAAGTTAGAAAAAGATGATATTATTAATATTCAAGGACCTTTGGGTAATGGATTTAATAGCGAAATAAAAGATAAAAAAATATTATTAGCAGCAGGCGGAATGGGAATAGCTCCATTTAAATTATTAATAGAAAAATTATTAAAAAATAATAACTCTATAACTTTAATAATGGGCGGAGCTAATGAAAGTGCAATAAAAATAATAACAAGATTTGATACAAGCAGTATTGACTTATACATCACAACAGATGACGGCTCTGTTGGAGATAAATGCAATACAGTAGACAAAACAAAAGAATTATTAAAACAAAAAAATTTTGATATTATATATACATGCGGACCTACTGTTATGATGAAAGGAATAGTAAATATAGCTAATGAGAATAATGTACTTTGCTATGCTTCTCTTGAAGAGAGAATGGCTTGCGGAGTTAATGCATGTTTAGGCTGTAATATAGAAATAAAAGATATTAATTCTGAAAACGGATATGCATTAAAAAAGGTTTGCTATGACGGACCTGTATTTGATTCTAAATTATTAAATATTTAA
- the pyrF gene encoding orotidine-5'-phosphate decarboxylase — translation MTKLSENPKERLIIALDFNSMGEAAKLIDELGDEAVFYKVGLELFLYTKGEIIEYLAGKNKKVFLDLKFHDIPNTTAMASLFAAKQNVFMFNVHTSGGKKMMEKTVQEIKKLNKDNLIIGVTILTSLSENDVKNMFSSNLALTDLAVNWAKLGKESGLDGVVCSPKEAAVIKRECGENFRTICPGVRPKWASTDDQERVMTPKEAIENGCDYLVVGRPITRNEDRVKACKMIVEEIAEGLENNKKSKSKLIASALLNTKAVKLNVKEPFTFVSGIKSPIYCDNRYVIGFPEERKIIVDAFVNILKDKEFDVIAGTATAGIPWASFIAYELNKPLCYIRAEKKEHGRGKQIEGAECNGKKLILIEDLISTGGSSIKAFEAAKAEGAIGLEIIAIFSYEFEKAYKNFEEAGIKFSSLSNFSSLMEIAKDEKYITEEELSKALEWNKNPDSWGK, via the coding sequence ATGACAAAATTAAGTGAAAATCCAAAAGAAAGATTAATTATAGCATTAGATTTTAATTCTATGGGAGAGGCGGCCAAACTTATAGATGAGCTTGGAGACGAAGCTGTATTTTATAAAGTAGGACTAGAACTATTTTTATACACTAAAGGAGAAATAATAGAATATTTGGCCGGCAAAAACAAAAAAGTATTTTTAGATTTGAAATTTCATGATATACCAAACACAACAGCTATGGCCTCATTATTTGCAGCTAAACAGAATGTATTTATGTTTAATGTACATACTAGCGGCGGTAAAAAAATGATGGAAAAAACTGTACAGGAGATAAAAAAACTTAATAAGGATAATTTAATAATAGGCGTTACAATACTTACAAGCCTTTCTGAAAATGATGTAAAAAATATGTTCAGTTCTAATTTGGCACTTACAGATTTGGCAGTTAATTGGGCTAAATTAGGAAAAGAATCAGGACTTGACGGAGTGGTATGCTCTCCAAAAGAAGCTGCTGTAATAAAAAGAGAATGCGGAGAAAATTTTAGAACAATTTGTCCGGGAGTAAGACCTAAATGGGCAAGCACTGATGATCAGGAAAGAGTTATGACTCCTAAGGAAGCTATTGAAAACGGCTGTGATTATCTTGTTGTTGGAAGACCTATTACAAGAAATGAGGACAGAGTTAAAGCATGCAAAATGATAGTTGAAGAAATTGCTGAAGGTTTGGAAAATAATAAAAAATCAAAATCTAAATTAATAGCTAGTGCTTTACTAAATACTAAAGCGGTTAAACTTAATGTTAAAGAGCCTTTTACATTTGTATCTGGAATAAAAAGCCCCATATATTGTGATAATAGATATGTAATAGGATTTCCTGAAGAAAGAAAGATTATAGTTGATGCTTTTGTAAATATTTTAAAAGATAAAGAATTTGATGTTATAGCTGGTACTGCCACAGCAGGAATACCTTGGGCTTCTTTTATAGCTTATGAACTTAATAAACCATTATGCTATATAAGAGCTGAAAAAAAGGAACATGGCAGAGGAAAGCAGATAGAAGGTGCTGAATGTAACGGCAAAAAATTAATATTGATAGAAGATTTAATTTCTACAGGAGGAAGTTCTATAAAGGCATTTGAAGCAGCTAAAGCTGAAGGAGCTATAGGACTCGAAATTATAGCGATATTCTCTTATGAATTTGAAAAAGCATATAAAAACTTTGAAGAAGCCGGAATTAAATTCTCATCTCTTTCTAATTTCTCATCTCTTATGGAAATAGCTAAAGATGAAAAATATATAACAGAAGAAGAATTATCTAAGGCTTTGGAATGGAATAAAAATCCGGATTCTTGGGGTAAATAA
- a CDS encoding CAP domain-containing protein, which produces MKNYILIFLLLFIISCNNTATNPSNNDTSNNNSNTDSNNDDLNNNNNSNNNNNNNNNNNNSNNNNNNNNNNNNNNNNNNNNNSISPDAQAVFSLVNQERIKAGLTEYKLDDKLCEAANQRAKEIVDKYDHVRPDGREWDTVLDEYGFNSKAYIRGENIVAMRESASSAMNAWMNSQGHKDNILADYYTTIGIGVYEYNGSKYWVQIFLSDSYI; this is translated from the coding sequence ATGAAAAACTATATTTTAATTTTTTTATTGCTGTTTATAATATCTTGTAATAATACTGCTACTAATCCTAGTAATAATGACACTTCAAATAATAATTCAAATACTGATTCAAATAATGATGATTTGAATAACAATAATAATAGCAACAATAATAATAATAACAATAATAACAATAATAATAGCAACAATAATAATAATAACAATAATAACAATAATAACAATAATAACAATAATAACAATAATAATTCAATAAGTCCTGATGCTCAGGCAGTATTCAGCTTAGTCAATCAAGAAAGAATCAAAGCAGGACTTACAGAATATAAATTAGATGACAAATTATGCGAAGCTGCAAACCAAAGAGCTAAAGAGATAGTAGATAAATATGATCATGTAAGACCTGACGGAAGAGAATGGGATACGGTGCTTGATGAATATGGATTTAATTCAAAAGCTTATATTAGAGGAGAGAATATAGTTGCTATGAGAGAAAGTGCCTCTTCAGCTATGAATGCTTGGATGAACTCTCAAGGACATAAAGACAATATTTTAGCTGATTATTATACAACCATTGGTATTGGGGTTTATGAGTATAATGGAAGTAAGTATTGGGTTCAGATTTTTTTGAGTGATTCCTATATTTAA